One segment of Tamlana crocina DNA contains the following:
- a CDS encoding glycoside hydrolase family 38 C-terminal domain-containing protein has translation MKLLKFLCVFTFLVSTSLNISGQSKYLNGYGKDISGVNFAYPSPHSYNDPCYLTRATKDVGPMEWETVAIPQSYKGKTVSFIWVYGMDITHNPEAFDLSINDKKVLTFKNPVTTEEKSRTIHGDNGVSLNFIQSMVDSNRDEMGYAVLTMPTSMVTLGAPVKLKIGSVPNNSNAWYMTFKISPKNDFNAHQLKVIKKEDDKLFNVIRFSLVHLGKPINAKVSVEGKAKKVKLNTGLNEIDVLVPKVESPKTVEAQIQYGKLTEQISVALQPIKEWTVYLVQHSHTDIGYTRQQSEILAEHLRYIDDALDYCDQTDHYPKEAQFRWTCEVAWTVREYINSRPKAQVERLIQRVKEGRIEVTGMFLNYSETIDETALAIQLQALKKFKAKGIDVTTAMQNDVNGIGWCMPDMYEDTGVKYLTMGVHAHRARLPFSKPTSFWWESPSGKRLLAYRSEHYMHGNALALVSGEMDVFGNNLSKYLDGLENKDYPFDRVAFQFSGYTTDNSPPSTKACDIIKQWNDTYEWPKLKSALASEFMVHIEKNHPDDIETKKVSWPDWWTDGFGSAMKETKVLRNSYSQMLATMGLLSMVQTSGGDIPEQIHDEVRNCYDNLLLYSEHTFGAAESIRDPYNKNTMDQWSQKSSYVWSANQQANLLREKAIGLIQPHVKVPRAPSVTVFNTLNWSRSGIAEVFIDYDILPLDKKTSIVDSNGNEIPTQIIRQRAEGTYWALWVKDVPPLGYATYTIKVLDEKATSKDLKLPVAATIENSFYTIQIDEAKKGITSIYDKALNKELLDTESQHALGSMVYERIGNRRDLERLTATRRDTVFKPLNEKHYEFSSFKIEKITDGNIWKSIICKAQLPECADESPGITLEIRLYHHKKEIEFLYNMKKIDIIEPEGLYVAFPFSNKNAQLVFEAQGGLVRPGIDQLAGSASDWNTIQNYASVKSDDSQILFCSEDTPLVQFGGINTGRYYYKNPVKNKGHIYSWVLNNYWVTNFKASQFGELNWKYQITSSENKSNTFATKFGWGNRVPFVSKANSGKEKSKNNQISESLIDLGLVDNLLLVHARPTETNDGIILHLRETEGNHAILDINKFLENPGISEVYLVNSLGEEIEKLTAPFLVEHFETRFILLKTK, from the coding sequence ATGAAACTATTAAAATTTTTATGCGTTTTTACATTCTTGGTAAGTACGAGTTTAAATATTTCGGGGCAATCAAAATATTTAAATGGTTATGGCAAAGATATTTCTGGAGTTAATTTTGCATATCCCTCTCCGCATTCGTACAACGACCCGTGTTATTTAACAAGAGCCACCAAAGATGTAGGCCCTATGGAATGGGAAACAGTAGCCATTCCTCAATCATACAAAGGCAAAACAGTGTCCTTTATTTGGGTGTATGGGATGGATATTACACACAACCCTGAGGCATTTGATTTATCAATAAACGATAAAAAAGTTTTAACCTTTAAAAACCCTGTTACCACAGAGGAAAAGTCTAGAACCATTCATGGCGACAATGGTGTATCGCTCAACTTTATTCAATCTATGGTAGATTCTAACAGAGACGAAATGGGCTATGCAGTACTTACAATGCCAACATCAATGGTTACCCTTGGGGCTCCCGTAAAATTAAAAATTGGAAGTGTGCCCAACAATAGCAATGCATGGTATATGACGTTTAAAATATCTCCAAAAAATGACTTTAATGCGCATCAGTTAAAGGTTATTAAAAAGGAAGATGATAAGCTGTTTAATGTCATTCGTTTTAGTTTGGTGCATTTAGGAAAACCTATTAATGCTAAAGTATCGGTTGAAGGCAAAGCGAAAAAAGTAAAACTAAACACAGGACTTAACGAAATAGATGTTTTAGTACCAAAAGTTGAAAGCCCTAAAACTGTAGAGGCGCAAATACAATATGGTAAGTTAACCGAACAAATTTCTGTAGCATTACAACCAATAAAAGAATGGACGGTTTATTTGGTACAACATAGTCATACCGACATTGGTTATACACGACAACAATCTGAAATTTTAGCTGAACATCTAAGATATATTGATGATGCTTTGGACTATTGCGACCAAACTGACCACTATCCTAAGGAGGCTCAATTTCGGTGGACCTGTGAAGTGGCTTGGACGGTACGCGAATACATCAATAGCCGACCAAAAGCACAAGTAGAACGTCTTATACAACGCGTAAAAGAAGGTAGAATTGAGGTTACAGGGATGTTTTTAAACTACTCTGAAACTATTGATGAAACCGCCTTGGCGATTCAACTACAAGCCCTTAAAAAATTTAAAGCTAAAGGTATAGACGTAACAACAGCAATGCAAAACGATGTAAATGGTATTGGCTGGTGTATGCCAGATATGTACGAAGATACAGGAGTAAAATACTTGACCATGGGTGTTCATGCACATCGTGCCAGACTCCCTTTTAGTAAACCTACATCCTTTTGGTGGGAATCGCCTTCTGGTAAAAGACTCTTAGCCTACAGAAGTGAACATTATATGCACGGTAATGCATTAGCTTTGGTATCTGGAGAAATGGATGTATTTGGAAATAACTTATCCAAATACCTTGACGGACTTGAAAATAAAGACTATCCTTTTGACAGAGTAGCATTTCAATTTTCTGGATATACCACAGATAATTCCCCGCCTTCCACAAAAGCCTGTGATATCATTAAACAATGGAACGACACCTACGAGTGGCCAAAACTAAAATCTGCCTTAGCCAGCGAGTTTATGGTACACATCGAAAAAAACCATCCCGATGATATCGAAACAAAAAAAGTATCATGGCCAGATTGGTGGACCGATGGTTTTGGTTCTGCCATGAAAGAGACCAAAGTGCTTCGTAATAGCTACTCGCAAATGTTGGCTACTATGGGACTGTTATCTATGGTACAAACATCGGGAGGAGACATACCAGAACAAATACATGATGAAGTAAGAAACTGCTATGACAACCTTTTGCTTTACAGCGAACACACCTTCGGGGCCGCAGAAAGCATTAGAGACCCATACAATAAAAACACAATGGACCAATGGAGCCAAAAATCCTCTTATGTATGGTCTGCCAACCAACAGGCAAATTTATTAAGAGAAAAAGCCATAGGCTTAATTCAGCCCCATGTAAAAGTCCCTAGAGCACCATCAGTAACAGTTTTCAACACTTTAAATTGGTCTAGAAGCGGTATAGCCGAAGTCTTTATAGATTACGACATCTTACCTCTAGATAAGAAAACGAGCATTGTTGATAGCAACGGAAATGAAATCCCAACACAGATTATCAGACAACGTGCCGAGGGTACCTATTGGGCACTTTGGGTAAAAGATGTACCGCCTTTAGGTTATGCAACCTATACCATAAAGGTTTTAGATGAAAAAGCAACTTCAAAAGATTTAAAATTACCGGTTGCAGCTACCATTGAAAATTCTTTTTATACGATTCAAATTGACGAAGCTAAAAAAGGCATTACTAGTATTTATGATAAAGCCTTAAACAAAGAACTTCTGGATACGGAAAGTCAACACGCTTTAGGCTCTATGGTTTACGAAAGAATTGGCAACAGAAGAGACCTAGAGCGATTAACAGCCACCAGAAGAGACACTGTTTTTAAACCTCTAAATGAAAAACATTACGAGTTTTCGAGCTTCAAAATTGAAAAAATCACAGATGGTAACATCTGGAAATCTATTATTTGTAAAGCGCAACTTCCTGAGTGTGCCGATGAATCCCCGGGCATTACTTTAGAAATCCGACTGTACCATCATAAAAAAGAGATTGAGTTTTTATATAACATGAAAAAAATTGATATCATTGAACCGGAAGGTTTATATGTTGCATTTCCGTTTTCAAATAAAAATGCACAGTTGGTTTTTGAAGCCCAAGGTGGACTAGTTCGCCCGGGCATAGACCAATTAGCAGGTTCTGCTTCAGACTGGAATACCATTCAAAATTATGCCTCTGTAAAATCAGACGACTCACAAATCCTATTTTGTAGTGAAGATACCCCACTAGTGCAGTTTGGTGGTATAAATACAGGACGATATTACTATAAAAATCCCGTAAAAAACAAAGGCCATATTTACTCGTGGGTACTTAATAACTATTGGGTTACTAACTTTAAAGCCAGTCAGTTTGGAGAGCTAAACTGGAAATACCAAATAACCTCATCAGAAAACAAATCAAACACCTTTGCCACCAAATTTGGTTGGGGTAACCGCGTACCATTTGTAAGTAAAGCAAATAGCGGTAAAGAAAAATCGAAGAACAATCAAATATCAGAATCACTGATTGACCTCGGTTTGGTGGACAATTTACTATTAGTACATGCTCGACCAACAGAAACGAACGATGGTATTATTCTACATCTACGTGAAACAGAAGGCAACCATGCTATTTTAGATATTAACAAGTTTCTTGAAAACCCCGGCATCAGCGAGGTATATCTGGTAAACAGTTTAGGCGAAGAAATTGAGAAACTAACTGCTCCCTTCTTGGTAGAGCATTTTGAAACACGATTTATCCTTTTAAAAACAAAATGA
- a CDS encoding ROK family protein has translation MKNIAIGVDVGGSHISCMGFDLESEQLLPESFSESHVNSHGSPDEVIKAWGNVIKKTIDKIDVNNLAGIGFAMPGPFNYVNGVSCFNGQNGKYEHTYGMNVRERLSEFLNLSQPVKIRFINDATAFALGEAKFGKAKTNKSILSITLGTGFGSAFIKSGVPVVDGNEVPQDGCLWHLPFENATADDYFSTRGLINRFEQKTGYKCKGVKDIVALCETNPDAKQLFADFGKNIGVFLNPWIQKSNIDVIVLGGNISRAYPLFGEAMQTYFDSENVSVEIVVSDLKEKSAFMGSAVLIDDKTYENILPVLQKM, from the coding sequence ATGAAAAATATAGCCATTGGAGTAGATGTTGGAGGAAGCCATATAAGTTGTATGGGTTTCGATTTAGAAAGCGAGCAATTACTGCCAGAAAGTTTTTCAGAAAGTCATGTGAATAGTCATGGTTCTCCTGATGAAGTAATAAAAGCATGGGGAAACGTCATAAAAAAAACCATCGATAAAATTGACGTAAATAACCTTGCAGGTATTGGTTTTGCAATGCCAGGACCTTTTAATTATGTAAACGGGGTTTCCTGCTTTAACGGGCAAAACGGCAAATACGAACATACTTACGGTATGAATGTTAGAGAACGGTTATCAGAATTTTTAAATCTATCCCAACCGGTTAAAATTAGGTTTATTAATGATGCCACTGCATTTGCGCTTGGCGAAGCCAAATTTGGAAAGGCCAAAACCAACAAATCCATCCTATCCATAACCTTAGGTACTGGGTTTGGTTCTGCTTTTATAAAAAGCGGAGTGCCTGTTGTAGATGGCAATGAGGTGCCACAAGATGGGTGCTTATGGCACTTACCATTTGAAAATGCTACGGCAGACGATTACTTCTCCACACGCGGATTAATCAACAGGTTTGAACAAAAAACAGGATATAAATGTAAGGGTGTAAAAGACATCGTAGCATTATGTGAAACAAATCCAGATGCCAAACAACTCTTTGCCGATTTTGGCAAAAACATAGGTGTTTTTCTAAACCCTTGGATACAAAAATCTAACATAGATGTAATAGTCCTAGGAGGTAATATTTCTAGAGCTTACCCTTTATTTGGGGAGGCTATGCAGACCTATTTTGATAGTGAAAATGTCTCTGTGGAAATCGTTGTATCCGATTTAAAGGAAAAATCGGCATTCATGGGAAGTGCTGTCTTAATCGATGATAAAACTTATGAAAACATACTACCCGTTTTACAAAAAATGTGA